One window of the bacterium genome contains the following:
- a CDS encoding fumarate reductase/succinate dehydrogenase flavoprotein subunit has product MSKILDAKIPSGPLTEKWDRHAMDTPLVAPANRRKYSVIVVGTGLAGGGAAATLGELGYNVLNFCIQDTPRRAHSVAAQGGINAAKNYQYDSDSVYRLFYDTIKGGDYRSREANVYRLAQLSANIIDQSVAQGVPFAREYGGTLANRSFGGVQVSRTFYARGVTGQQLLLGVYAALSRQVGAGAVKMFPRHEMLDLVVVDGRARGIICRDLVTGELKRYVADAVVLATGGYSPVYYLSTNAVNSNATAAWRAYRRGAFFANPCYTQIHPTAVPQMGDYQSKLTLMSESLRNDGRVWVPKKPGDKRRPNEIPEAERDYYLERRYPAFGNLVPRDIAARAAKVECDAGKSAYMSSSSVYLDFADAIERLGRDVVADRYGNLFDMYEEITADDPYHTPMMIYPAPHYTMGGLWVDYDLESTIPGLFVAGEANFSDHGANRLGASALMQGCADGYFVVPRVVAGYLARGGLDKVATDHGAFAAAENDVRNRYDALLKVNGSRTVRDFHWELGRIMWDEVGMARTRAGLEGAIERISALRGAYWQDVKVPGESADFNKQLEQAGRVADFLELGELMARDALDREESCGGHFREEHKTEEGEAKRDDENYMYVAAWEFKGDGAAPAQHKEALEYENIEVKTRSYK; this is encoded by the coding sequence GGCGGCGGCGCCGCGGCGACCCTGGGCGAGCTGGGCTACAACGTGCTCAACTTCTGCATCCAGGACACGCCGCGCCGCGCCCACAGCGTGGCCGCCCAGGGCGGCATCAACGCCGCCAAGAACTACCAGTACGACAGCGACAGCGTGTACCGCCTGTTCTACGACACCATCAAGGGCGGCGACTACCGGTCACGCGAGGCCAACGTCTACCGCCTGGCCCAGCTGTCCGCGAACATCATCGACCAGAGCGTGGCCCAGGGCGTGCCCTTCGCCCGCGAGTACGGCGGCACCCTGGCCAACCGGTCGTTCGGCGGCGTGCAGGTCTCGCGCACCTTCTACGCCCGCGGCGTGACTGGACAGCAGCTCCTGCTCGGCGTCTACGCGGCGCTCTCGCGGCAGGTGGGCGCCGGCGCCGTGAAGATGTTCCCGCGCCACGAGATGCTCGATCTGGTGGTGGTGGACGGCCGCGCGCGCGGCATCATCTGCCGCGACCTGGTCACCGGCGAGCTGAAGCGCTACGTGGCCGACGCCGTGGTCCTGGCCACCGGCGGCTATTCGCCGGTCTACTACCTGTCGACCAACGCGGTGAACAGCAACGCCACTGCGGCCTGGCGCGCGTACCGGCGGGGCGCGTTCTTCGCCAATCCCTGCTATACGCAGATCCACCCCACGGCCGTGCCGCAGATGGGGGACTACCAGTCCAAGCTCACCCTGATGAGCGAATCCCTGCGCAACGACGGACGCGTCTGGGTACCCAAGAAGCCCGGGGACAAGCGTCGTCCCAACGAGATCCCCGAGGCCGAGCGCGACTACTACCTGGAGCGCCGCTATCCCGCCTTCGGAAACCTGGTGCCGCGCGACATCGCGGCCCGCGCCGCCAAGGTCGAGTGCGACGCCGGCAAGAGCGCCTACATGTCCTCCAGCTCCGTCTACCTGGACTTCGCGGACGCGATCGAGCGCCTGGGCCGCGACGTGGTGGCCGACCGCTACGGCAACCTCTTCGACATGTACGAGGAGATCACCGCCGACGATCCCTACCACACGCCCATGATGATCTACCCCGCCCCCCACTACACCATGGGCGGGCTGTGGGTGGACTACGACCTGGAGAGCACCATCCCCGGCCTTTTCGTGGCCGGCGAGGCGAACTTCTCCGATCACGGCGCGAACCGGCTGGGCGCCTCGGCGCTCATGCAGGGCTGCGCCGACGGCTACTTCGTGGTGCCGCGCGTGGTGGCGGGCTACCTGGCCCGGGGCGGCCTCGACAAGGTGGCGACCGATCACGGCGCCTTCGCCGCGGCGGAAAACGACGTGCGCAACCGCTACGACGCGCTGCTGAAGGTGAACGGCTCGCGCACGGTCCGCGACTTCCACTGGGAGCTGGGACGCATCATGTGGGACGAGGTCGGCATGGCGCGCACCAGGGCCGGCCTGGAGGGCGCCATCGAGCGGATCTCCGCCCTGCGCGGGGCCTACTGGCAGGACGTCAAGGTGCCAGGCGAATCCGCCGACTTCAACAAGCAGCTCGAGCAGGCCGGCCGCGTCGCCGACTTCCTCGAGCTGGGCGAGCTCATGGCCCGCGACGCCCTGGACCGCGAGGAATCCTGCGGCGGCCACTTCCGCGAGGAGCACAAGACCGAGGAAGGGGAGGCCAAGCGCGACGACGAGAATTACATGTATGTCGCAGCCTGGGAGTTCAAGGGCGACGGCGCCGCCCCCGCACAGCACAAGGAAGCGCTCGAGTACGAGAACATCGAGGTCAAGACCCGCAGCTACAAGTAG